In Magnolia sinica isolate HGM2019 chromosome 12, MsV1, whole genome shotgun sequence, a single genomic region encodes these proteins:
- the LOC131220169 gene encoding protein FAR1-RELATED SEQUENCE 5-like, which produces MTRCDCKAKIVVHKNGSDRWEVKTFVEAHSHNLMSPSKVHCLRSHRHFTDSHKVVMDNMRKAGIGTAKVLNFFTNEAGGPEKMGFIDEDARNALKLQRHDKHGKSAQELLLYFQNKQRNDDNFTYAIQIDNECRLTSCFWADNISKIDYEAFGDVVCFDTTYKTNEFDMPFGPFVGVNHHKQSILFGAGLLFGETIEDFEWLFQSWLQAMGGKLPKAIITDQDPAIAAAIASVFPNTEHRLCMWHIVQKLPEKLGKVINENPSFNNDWRNCVYMCDEEAEFDALWDVNDTTE; this is translated from the exons ATGACAAGATGTGATTGCAAGGCAAAGATTGTAGTTCACAAGAATGGATCAGATAGATGGGAAGTTAAGACATTTGTGGAAGCACATAGTCACAATTTAATGAGTCCAAGCAAGGTTCATTGTTTACGATCACATCGACATTTTACAGATTCTCATAAGGTTGTCATGGATAACATGAGAAAAGCAGGTATTGGCACAGCTAAagtgttaaatttttttacaaatgAAGCTGGAGGACCTGAGAAAATGGGTTTTATTGATGAAGATGCAAGAAATGCTCTAAAACTTCAAAGGCATGACAAACATGGCAAAAGTGCTCAAGAGTTGCTTCTTTACTTTCAAAATAAACAGAGGAATGATGATAATTTTACTTATGCAATCCAAATTGACAATGAATGTAGATTGACATCTTGTTTTTGGGCAGATAATATTTCAAAAATAGACTATGAAGCTTTTGGTGACGTTGTATGTTTTGACACAACATACAAGACAAATGAATTTGATATGCCTTTTGGTCCATTTGTCGGAGTCAACCACCATAAGCAATCTATCTTATTTGGTGCCGGGCTTCTGTTTGGTGAAACCATTGAAGATTTCGAATGGTTATTTCAATCATGGTTACAAGCTATGGGTGGGAAGCTTCCAAAGGCTATAATCACAGATCAGGATCCAGCAATTGCTGCTGCAATTGCAAGTGTATTTCCGAATACCGAGCATAGGTTGTGCATGTGGCACATTGTTCAGAAGCTTCCAGAGAAGTTAGGTAAAGTAATTAATGAGAACCCATCATTCAACAATGATTGGAGAAATTGTGTATATATGTGCGATGAGGAAGCCGAATTTGATGCATTATG GGATGTCAACGACACAACGGAGTGA